A single region of the Thermodesulfatator indicus DSM 15286 genome encodes:
- a CDS encoding sensor histidine kinase yields the protein MDDEKVLKLLSHIPELFFLLSPEFGILWGNNALRELVGEKEKLICYELIHRRKNPPSNCPALKALETKKTCWAVMQAEALDKEFFVMVSPVIKDDKVQALWHLALENPKDNPFLAEDLRVYYETIGLLATGLSHDIKNMLTAALGELELLEMYAQNNLFLKRKCQKVRTILENITELAEKFCDIGKNNKKPELININQVFHDMKSLLKALVPAEIDFQILLNPYVGEVFINRGRLEQIILNLVLNAIQAISGTGKISLNSFNEGDYVVISVEDNGKGIKKELLQKIFEPYFSTKKKGSGLGLAMIKKWIKEAKGKIKISSVEGEGTRVEVWLPRAL from the coding sequence ATGGACGACGAGAAAGTACTAAAATTGTTGTCTCATATCCCGGAGCTATTTTTTCTCCTTTCACCGGAGTTTGGGATTCTCTGGGGTAATAATGCTTTACGAGAACTTGTTGGTGAGAAAGAAAAACTTATTTGCTATGAATTGATACACCGTCGTAAAAATCCCCCGTCAAATTGCCCGGCCCTAAAAGCTCTAGAAACCAAAAAGACTTGTTGGGCTGTTATGCAGGCTGAGGCCTTGGATAAAGAATTTTTTGTAATGGTGAGTCCGGTTATAAAAGACGATAAAGTTCAGGCCCTATGGCACCTGGCTTTGGAAAATCCGAAAGATAATCCTTTTTTAGCTGAAGATCTAAGAGTTTATTACGAAACCATTGGCCTTTTGGCTACTGGTTTGAGCCACGATATAAAAAATATGCTTACCGCTGCCCTGGGTGAGCTAGAGCTTTTAGAGATGTACGCCCAAAATAATCTTTTTTTAAAGCGGAAATGTCAAAAAGTAAGAACTATTCTTGAAAATATAACAGAATTAGCAGAAAAATTCTGTGATATAGGCAAAAATAATAAAAAACCTGAGCTTATTAACATAAATCAAGTTTTTCATGATATGAAATCTCTCCTTAAAGCCCTGGTACCAGCTGAAATAGACTTTCAAATCTTGTTAAATCCCTATGTTGGCGAGGTTTTTATCAATAGAGGGAGACTTGAACAAATTATCCTTAACTTAGTTTTAAATGCCATTCAGGCTATTTCTGGTACAGGCAAAATATCTCTTAACAGTTTTAACGAGGGTGACTATGTAGTTATTTCTGTTGAGGACAACGGTAAAGGGATCAAAAAGGAGCTTCTCCAAAAAATTTTTGAACCTTATTTTAGCACTAAGAAAAAGGGTTCAGGCCTGGGGCTGGCCATGATCAAAAAGTGGATAAAAGAAGCCAAAGGTAAAATTAAGATAAGCAGTGTTGAAGGAGAGGGAACCAGGGTAGAAGTTTGGCTTCCCAGGGCTTTATAG
- the fabD gene encoding ACP S-malonyltransferase — MRVFMFPGQGSQYVGMGKAAYDNFSEAKRVFEVAEKVTGLPIKKLCFEGPMEELTRTFNLQPALTAVNLAIYEALKAQNFEPEIVCGHSLGEYSALYSAGIVSLEDVFRLVLKRGELMEREAQRRPGEMYAVIGLSRQKLEEILLKAREKGIVALANHNTPVQIVITGEKEATSYAAGLAKEAGARVVKLKVSGAYHSPLMAQAAEDFKTFLKEIPFHSPQKIFFSNVSARAEEDPNEIKKLMGEQIESPVRWVEEIENIFAAGGRDFIEVGPKTVLTGLVKKILPVEKISLRNVENPAEENF; from the coding sequence ATGCGAGTTTTTATGTTTCCAGGCCAGGGGTCACAATACGTTGGCATGGGAAAAGCTGCTTATGACAATTTTTCTGAAGCCAAACGCGTTTTTGAGGTAGCTGAAAAGGTAACAGGTCTTCCCATTAAAAAACTCTGCTTTGAAGGCCCAATGGAAGAGCTTACGCGTACTTTTAACCTGCAACCTGCTCTTACGGCTGTTAATTTGGCTATCTATGAGGCACTTAAAGCCCAAAATTTTGAACCAGAAATTGTTTGTGGGCACAGCCTTGGAGAATATAGTGCCCTTTACAGCGCAGGGATTGTTTCTTTAGAAGATGTTTTTCGCTTAGTTTTGAAGCGCGGAGAGTTAATGGAACGCGAGGCTCAGAGAAGGCCTGGTGAGATGTATGCGGTTATAGGGCTTTCTCGTCAAAAACTCGAAGAAATCCTTTTAAAAGCCCGAGAAAAAGGGATAGTGGCCCTTGCTAACCACAACACACCGGTTCAAATTGTTATTACTGGGGAAAAAGAAGCTACTTCTTACGCTGCAGGCCTTGCCAAGGAAGCCGGAGCAAGGGTGGTAAAACTAAAAGTAAGCGGGGCTTACCACAGCCCGCTTATGGCTCAAGCTGCTGAAGACTTTAAGACCTTTTTAAAAGAAATTCCTTTTCATTCGCCCCAAAAGATATTTTTCTCAAATGTTTCAGCTAGAGCTGAAGAGGATCCAAATGAGATTAAAAAATTAATGGGCGAACAAATTGAAAGCCCGGTTCGTTGGGTGGAGGAGATAGAAAATATTTTTGCCGCGGGCGGACGGGATTTTATAGAAGTTGGCCCTAAAACGGTTTTAACTGGTCTGGTTAAAAAGATTCTACCTGTAGAAAAAATTTCTCTTCGAAACGTGGAAAATCCCGCCGAGGAAAATTTTTAA
- the gcvH gene encoding glycine cleavage system protein GcvH: protein MEIPQDRLYSENHLWVKKKGRGSVLVGLTDFGQLKLGEIIDLELPDEGDELIKDEVFGSIESAQGVFDLVAPVSGDVVEINEDLLDSPDLINEDPYEEGWILKVKLSDPDELEDLLTADEYEEVTAGEEILIDEEPFDFEEEE from the coding sequence ATGGAGATCCCTCAGGACAGGCTTTATTCAGAAAATCATCTCTGGGTTAAAAAGAAAGGACGTGGCTCCGTGCTTGTTGGGCTTACTGATTTTGGCCAGCTAAAACTTGGCGAGATTATTGACCTTGAACTACCTGACGAAGGAGACGAGCTCATCAAAGACGAAGTTTTTGGAAGCATTGAATCAGCACAAGGGGTCTTTGATCTGGTGGCTCCTGTAAGTGGAGACGTAGTAGAAATTAACGAAGATCTTCTTGATTCGCCTGATTTAATCAACGAAGATCCGTACGAAGAGGGCTGGATCCTTAAAGTAAAACTTTCAGACCCTGATGAACTTGAAGATCTTCTTACAGCTGACGAGTACGAAGAAGTTACAGCTGGAGAAGAAATTCTTATTGACGAAGAACCTTTTGATTTTGAAGAAGAGGAGTAG
- the moaA gene encoding GTP 3',8-cyclase MoaA: protein MLIDSYGRKITYLRVSVTDRCNLRCFYCSSKDSFAKLPPEKILSYEELYQIIKVAVSLGVKRVRLTGGEPLVRKDLVSFVAALAQIPGLEDLALTTNGILFASMALDLKKAGLKRVNISLDAITPQKYKEICGIDALNQVLAGIEKALEVGFSPVKINMVVMRGLNDDEAIEMARLTLKEPLEVRFIEFMPIGSGAPWEEDLFMPVSEIEKRLKEVFGELHPASKIGAGPAKVFTLPGAKGSVGFISAISNHFCHKCNRLRLTPEGRLRLCLFSDEEIDLRPFLNQKNPQEALKEAFLKAIQRKPSQRSLDTSPKRLMRSIGG from the coding sequence ATGCTTATAGATTCTTATGGCCGAAAAATAACTTATCTTCGCGTTTCCGTTACAGACCGCTGTAATTTACGCTGTTTTTATTGTTCAAGTAAAGATTCCTTTGCCAAACTACCCCCGGAAAAGATTCTTTCTTACGAGGAACTTTATCAAATTATTAAGGTAGCGGTATCTTTAGGGGTCAAAAGGGTACGTCTTACCGGTGGAGAACCCTTAGTACGCAAGGACTTAGTTTCATTTGTAGCGGCGCTGGCCCAAATTCCAGGTCTTGAAGATCTGGCCTTAACCACAAACGGTATCCTATTTGCCTCTATGGCCTTAGACCTTAAAAAGGCAGGTCTTAAACGGGTTAATATAAGCTTAGACGCCATTACTCCTCAAAAGTACAAAGAAATTTGCGGGATAGACGCTTTAAACCAAGTTTTGGCGGGAATCGAAAAGGCTTTAGAAGTAGGTTTTTCCCCGGTGAAAATCAACATGGTGGTTATGCGGGGGCTAAACGATGACGAAGCCATTGAAATGGCCCGTTTGACCCTTAAAGAGCCTCTTGAAGTCAGGTTTATAGAATTTATGCCCATTGGCTCAGGGGCACCGTGGGAAGAAGATCTTTTTATGCCTGTTTCAGAAATAGAAAAAAGGCTTAAAGAAGTATTTGGTGAGCTGCACCCGGCCTCTAAAATAGGGGCAGGTCCAGCTAAAGTATTTACTCTCCCTGGCGCTAAAGGCAGTGTAGGTTTTATTTCAGCTATAAGTAATCATTTTTGTCATAAGTGTAATCGCTTGCGTTTAACCCCTGAAGGTCGTTTGCGTCTCTGTCTCTTTTCTGACGAAGAAATCGACTTGAGACCATTTTTAAACCAAAAGAATCCTCAAGAGGCTCTTAAAGAAGCCTTTTTAAAGGCTATTCAAAGAAAGCCGTCCCAGAGATCTCTTGACACATCTCCTAAAAGGCTTATGCGAAGTATAGGAGGTTAA
- a CDS encoding DUF4416 family protein encodes MSEPQKPAPAQLFFSIFARDESIIEKVSQKLTDNLGPIDFKSPLIPFDWTDYYEKEFGKDLVRRFIFFERLIPQEKIVPIKHLAWKLEKLFSKGNKRQVNIDPGYLLLERLVLVTFKNFSHRLYLGDYVYGEVTMIYTKGDFKSLPWTYPDYASEEVRALFREARKRYQEKLKLCL; translated from the coding sequence ATGAGTGAACCTCAAAAACCTGCTCCAGCGCAGTTATTTTTTAGTATATTTGCTCGAGATGAAAGCATTATAGAGAAAGTGAGCCAAAAACTTACCGATAATTTGGGGCCTATAGATTTTAAAAGTCCTTTGATCCCTTTTGACTGGACTGATTATTACGAAAAAGAGTTTGGAAAAGATTTAGTGAGGCGTTTTATCTTTTTTGAAAGGCTTATTCCCCAGGAAAAAATTGTCCCTATAAAACATTTGGCTTGGAAGCTTGAAAAGCTCTTTAGCAAAGGGAATAAACGCCAGGTAAATATCGATCCAGGCTATCTTTTGTTGGAAAGGTTAGTCTTGGTTACGTTTAAAAATTTTTCACACCGCCTTTATTTAGGTGATTATGTTTACGGTGAGGTCACCATGATTTACACCAAAGGTGATTTCAAGTCTCTTCCCTGGACTTATCCAGATTATGCTTCTGAAGAGGTAAGGGCTCTTTTTAGGGAAGCTAGAAAGCGCTATCAGGAAAAGTTAAAGTTATGCTTATAG
- a CDS encoding Trm112 family protein, with protein sequence MFGGLFVSLIPQELLAVLACPKCKGDLTVDESRQGLVCYKCSLLYEVRDGIPIMLEEEAQKIDLKNENKKDE encoded by the coding sequence ATGTTTGGCGGGCTTTTTGTAAGCCTTATACCGCAGGAACTCTTGGCGGTACTGGCTTGTCCTAAATGTAAAGGAGACCTTACGGTTGATGAATCACGTCAAGGGCTTGTTTGCTATAAATGTTCCTTGCTTTACGAAGTAAGAGACGGTATTCCTATCATGCTCGAAGAGGAAGCCCAGAAAATAGACCTTAAAAACGAAAACAAAAAAGATGAGTGA
- a CDS encoding efflux RND transporter permease subunit has protein sequence MTFVERYLKWPHLILALLFLGVVLGIKSFRELPLNLFPDANYPQIVVVLSLPGASAEDVEKEVVIPVEKELATLSLVRKVRSVSRDGVGVLSVEFEYEKGLSAAQVDVSSALDRILSDLPRGLLPPRIFKVSDVTNPVMTVAISPKEGSNLTLSEVRRLAEEYIKPSLLNVPQIGDVEIFGGYQPEVRVEIERDTLARYGLSLANVAAALASQNTNWPAGIIRSNEQEIFIKIPGEIARPEELKDLTIPLKGKSIRLGDIARITLSHEDRNSLFHGNGRPAIGLNVLRPENGNVMATIEAAEKALKKLKVQYPELSFSIADTQKNIIKTSLSNLIGALRDAIILTVAVIFLLMARVRATLLAAVSIPVTYFLTFFLMKLFGLELNIVTMTAVILAVGLLVDDSIVVAENIERHLREKGLSPRQAAISGTQEIMLADLSGTFTTILVLIPIMFVGGYVEKILRPLAMVLTMALTASYIVSVTIIPLLAPYVLRAGEPSRFEKFLSRVSEGFLEKFRAFYLTLFRFGVRYKVVLIMPAVLLMVISVKKIMPLVGRDLMPPMDTGIVKISFEVTPNTPIEEAEKIIRKMENTLENYPGFIRMATVMGSEPGVISFGADRTPRQGMITVHFVDRFHRKENIWQIENHLYSEFLKIPGLKTLHVFEFGATPLSSIAAPVDVMVSGSDPRILHKLALEIENRLYKVPGLVSLSHTWDFDRQEFLIKPNLEKLSFYGLTPEILAREMAMGFSGGKASFWRVPEERPYVIKVRFLPYERDSLESLLNYMVPTPKGPVPLKELATVEKDFVRSVIVRDNLSPVIDVLGYRRKTAISHIQEGVGKALSDLKVPSGYKLSQEGEVKPMKESFARLKDALILSLILLYFSLVPTFRSFRHPITIMVAIPLALIGAIWGLLLVDRHFCMPASMGMILLSGVVVNNSILLLDFIEKARQKGKDLKEAVEGAIRARTRPILMTALSTITGMIPIAAERAIGLERLSPLAVVAIGGLLVGTILTLVYVPLFYVFLEKVRALVSRK, from the coding sequence ATGACCTTTGTAGAACGTTACCTTAAATGGCCTCATCTAATACTTGCCCTCTTGTTCCTGGGGGTAGTTTTAGGGATTAAGAGTTTCAGGGAGCTCCCTCTTAACCTTTTTCCAGACGCCAACTATCCCCAAATAGTGGTAGTGCTTTCTTTGCCCGGGGCTTCGGCTGAAGACGTAGAAAAGGAAGTAGTAATCCCTGTTGAAAAAGAGCTGGCTACCCTTTCTCTGGTGCGCAAAGTGCGTTCTGTGTCTCGAGACGGCGTAGGTGTGCTCTCAGTAGAGTTTGAATACGAAAAAGGGCTTTCTGCCGCTCAGGTTGACGTTTCTTCAGCCCTTGACCGCATTCTCAGTGACTTACCAAGAGGCCTTTTACCTCCACGTATTTTCAAGGTCAGTGACGTCACCAATCCGGTGATGACCGTGGCTATAAGCCCTAAAGAAGGCTCTAATCTTACTCTTTCAGAAGTAAGACGCTTGGCCGAGGAATACATTAAGCCCTCCCTTTTAAATGTCCCCCAGATTGGAGACGTAGAAATTTTTGGAGGCTATCAGCCAGAGGTAAGGGTTGAAATAGAAAGAGACACCCTGGCTCGTTATGGGCTGAGCCTGGCTAACGTGGCCGCCGCCCTTGCCTCACAAAATACCAACTGGCCTGCTGGCATTATAAGGTCTAATGAGCAAGAAATCTTTATAAAGATTCCTGGAGAAATTGCCCGGCCAGAGGAACTTAAAGACCTTACTATTCCGCTAAAAGGCAAATCCATTCGTCTGGGAGACATTGCCCGTATAACTCTTTCTCATGAAGATAGAAATAGCCTTTTTCACGGCAACGGAAGGCCAGCCATTGGGCTAAATGTTTTAAGGCCCGAGAATGGCAACGTCATGGCCACTATTGAGGCCGCGGAAAAGGCTTTAAAAAAACTTAAGGTCCAGTATCCTGAGCTTTCTTTTTCTATAGCTGATACCCAGAAAAATATTATTAAGACCTCACTTTCTAACCTTATAGGAGCCTTGCGTGATGCTATTATTCTAACGGTAGCGGTTATCTTTCTTTTGATGGCCAGAGTTCGGGCCACACTTTTAGCGGCGGTGTCTATTCCTGTAACTTATTTTCTCACCTTTTTTCTAATGAAGCTCTTTGGCCTGGAGTTGAACATTGTTACCATGACTGCGGTTATTCTGGCTGTGGGTCTTTTGGTTGATGACTCCATAGTAGTAGCCGAAAATATAGAACGCCATCTGCGCGAAAAGGGCCTTTCTCCCAGGCAAGCCGCTATCTCAGGCACGCAGGAGATAATGCTGGCCGACCTCTCTGGCACTTTTACCACTATCCTTGTGCTTATTCCCATCATGTTTGTCGGTGGATACGTGGAAAAGATTTTGCGGCCCCTGGCCATGGTGTTAACCATGGCGCTTACGGCTTCTTACATCGTTTCGGTAACTATAATCCCGCTTCTTGCGCCCTATGTGTTACGAGCTGGCGAACCCTCGCGGTTTGAAAAATTTCTTTCCCGTGTAAGCGAAGGATTTCTTGAAAAATTCAGGGCGTTTTATTTGACGCTCTTTAGGTTTGGGGTGCGCTACAAGGTAGTGCTTATCATGCCGGCGGTGCTTCTCATGGTTATCAGTGTGAAAAAGATTATGCCTCTGGTGGGGCGAGACCTCATGCCTCCCATGGATACAGGGATCGTAAAGATATCTTTTGAAGTCACTCCCAATACTCCTATTGAAGAAGCGGAAAAAATAATCCGTAAAATGGAAAATACCCTAGAAAATTATCCGGGTTTTATTCGTATGGCCACGGTCATGGGGTCAGAGCCTGGGGTAATAAGTTTTGGTGCTGATCGCACGCCCAGACAGGGAATGATAACCGTACATTTTGTAGATCGTTTTCACCGTAAAGAAAATATCTGGCAGATAGAAAATCACCTTTACAGCGAATTCTTAAAGATACCAGGCCTTAAAACCTTACACGTGTTTGAGTTTGGTGCCACTCCTCTTTCTTCTATTGCCGCACCAGTTGATGTAATGGTTTCAGGGAGTGATCCTCGTATTCTTCACAAACTGGCTCTAGAAATAGAAAACCGCTTATACAAAGTGCCTGGGCTGGTGAGTCTTTCTCATACCTGGGATTTTGACCGCCAGGAGTTTTTGATAAAACCCAATCTTGAAAAGCTTTCGTTTTACGGCCTTACTCCAGAAATTCTTGCCCGTGAAATGGCCATGGGATTTTCTGGTGGCAAGGCTTCCTTCTGGAGGGTTCCAGAAGAGCGTCCTTACGTCATTAAAGTGCGCTTTTTGCCCTACGAAAGGGACTCTCTTGAGTCACTTTTAAATTACATGGTGCCTACGCCTAAAGGTCCCGTACCCTTGAAAGAATTAGCCACGGTGGAAAAAGATTTCGTAAGAAGTGTCATTGTGCGGGATAATCTCTCTCCGGTTATTGATGTGCTGGGTTATCGTCGTAAGACGGCCATAAGCCATATCCAAGAAGGGGTAGGGAAGGCCTTGTCTGATCTGAAAGTCCCTTCAGGCTATAAACTTTCGCAGGAAGGCGAAGTAAAGCCGATGAAGGAATCATTTGCCAGGTTAAAAGATGCCCTTATCCTTTCGTTGATTTTGCTTTATTTTTCTCTGGTGCCTACTTTCAGGTCTTTTAGACATCCGATAACTATCATGGTGGCTATTCCTCTGGCTCTAATTGGGGCGATCTGGGGGCTTTTGCTGGTGGACAGGCATTTTTGTATGCCAGCTTCCATGGGCATGATCCTTCTTTCAGGTGTGGTGGTTAACAATTCTATTTTGTTGCTTGACTTTATTGAAAAGGCCCGCCAAAAAGGAAAAGATTTGAAAGAAGCCGTTGAAGGAGCTATTCGGGCCAGAACGCGGCCTATCTTGATGACCGCCCTTTCCACTATTACGGGCATGATCCCTATCGCCGCTGAACGGGCTATAGGTCTTGAGCGCCTTTCGCCTCTAGCGGTGGTGGCCATAGGTGGACTGCTGGTGGGTACCATTCTTACCCTTGTTTATGTGCCGCTTTTTTATGTGTTCCTGGAAAAAGTTCGCGCTTTGGTAAGTCGTAAATGA
- a CDS encoding cupin domain-containing protein has protein sequence MKVFNLDETRVFDKALNKFLVHDSPYFRIINFNIKAGEEFPVHSHSVEGELSILVLEGEGYFLGAEGAKTPAKAGDIFICAINEPHGVEAKTDMRILVAIAPPL, from the coding sequence ATGAAAGTATTTAATCTTGACGAGACCCGTGTATTTGACAAGGCCCTTAACAAATTTTTGGTTCATGATTCTCCGTATTTTCGGATCATTAATTTCAATATAAAAGCCGGTGAAGAGTTTCCTGTGCATTCGCATTCGGTTGAGGGAGAGTTAAGCATTCTTGTTTTGGAAGGTGAAGGCTATTTTCTAGGGGCCGAAGGAGCCAAAACTCCGGCTAAGGCTGGCGACATTTTTATTTGTGCCATAAATGAACCTCACGGTGTGGAAGCCAAAACTGACATGCGTATCCTCGTAGCCATTGCTCCGCCACTATAA
- a CDS encoding efflux RND transporter periplasmic adaptor subunit, with translation MNKLKPFLILLVVFLLIFGAFRVVKLKKETIQSVKPPQKIPLPVEVAKVTKGTLEIREHYLGTITPVHEANIATRISGYILRITKYEGDKVKKGELLVEIEAKDIEAKLGVLKTQLASAQTELLVRKGIFERNQKLLEHEAISQEAFDLSKAAYQAALARVEQLKQEIEAAKVNLSYAFIKAPFSGVVTRRFKNPGDMATPGAPLITLEDPKAGYRLLVNIPQEKAASIVPGDRVYISLGDRQKIAAVYKVYPAVSKEALATVEIRLKKRPFSLPSGASLGVDLVLANLEGLLLPAKALVPGKSQGVYVVEKGRLKFIPVRVLGQSKGQVVASGKLNEGDQVVVGDPGLLLRLYPGQKVIPIKGGHDESI, from the coding sequence ATGAATAAGCTTAAACCTTTTCTAATATTGTTGGTGGTTTTTCTTTTGATTTTCGGGGCTTTTAGAGTGGTCAAACTCAAAAAAGAGACTATCCAAAGTGTTAAACCGCCCCAGAAAATCCCTTTACCCGTTGAAGTAGCGAAGGTAACTAAGGGTACGCTTGAAATACGTGAACATTATCTGGGAACTATCACCCCTGTGCACGAGGCTAACATCGCCACCAGGATATCTGGCTACATTTTAAGGATTACCAAATATGAAGGGGATAAGGTTAAAAAGGGAGAACTTTTGGTTGAGATAGAGGCCAAGGATATTGAAGCCAAGCTCGGCGTTCTTAAAACACAATTGGCCTCGGCTCAAACAGAACTTTTAGTGCGTAAGGGTATTTTTGAACGCAACCAAAAGCTTCTTGAGCATGAAGCTATTTCCCAGGAGGCCTTTGACCTTTCTAAAGCTGCCTATCAAGCCGCTCTCGCAAGGGTAGAACAGCTTAAGCAGGAAATAGAAGCGGCTAAAGTTAATCTTTCTTATGCCTTTATTAAGGCTCCCTTCTCTGGAGTAGTTACCAGGCGTTTTAAAAATCCAGGTGACATGGCTACCCCTGGAGCTCCCCTTATAACTCTTGAAGATCCTAAAGCAGGTTATCGTCTTTTGGTAAACATACCCCAGGAGAAGGCGGCCTCAATCGTTCCTGGTGACAGGGTCTATATTTCGCTTGGGGACAGGCAAAAAATCGCCGCGGTTTATAAGGTTTATCCAGCGGTCTCTAAAGAAGCCCTGGCTACCGTGGAGATAAGGCTAAAGAAGAGGCCTTTTTCCCTGCCAAGCGGGGCCTCTTTAGGAGTGGATCTGGTTTTGGCCAATCTTGAAGGGCTTCTCTTGCCGGCCAAAGCCCTGGTGCCTGGCAAGTCCCAGGGAGTTTACGTGGTAGAAAAAGGCAGGCTTAAGTTCATCCCTGTAAGGGTTCTTGGCCAGAGCAAAGGCCAGGTGGTTGCCTCAGGAAAGCTTAATGAAGGCGATCAGGTAGTAGTGGGAGATCCAGGGCTGCTTCTAAGACTTTACCCTGGCCAAAAAGTTATTCCAATTAAAGGAGGCCACGATGAAAGTATTTAA
- a CDS encoding TolC family protein: protein MSPLTGMAQKSLSLEEAIRLALKHHPSIKAQKDALKASRFAKKATSANRWLKANLILQAERHNDPVTITSIKGPGQFPPFSRDIYFWQVEATFPLYEGGRVAQEVKIKDLEINIRQSLLRQSTEDLIANVKQLYFQVLYLKNLAKAQRELYRLLEKQYRDASLKYQVGKIAKLDLLYFKRALEEEKALLLASENNLRLAKKLLALVIGLEDTSFEVSSALEPSKKLDFNPFSADKFLDQRPDVKAAKLKVKQAEAAISRAKREYLPTLSAFSSYGRRAGAGLNNDEEVWVAGVRLNWSIFDSGVKRNLVKEKQALWLAAKEELESLRLAASQEIISAVSRINSAKSQVNRLKAAEEFAREAYKREAFRYQAGAGSINDLLQAQEAWLRTKSNLLKAYYDLNTATISFELATGQIAKEFLNE, encoded by the coding sequence ATGAGCCCACTCACAGGGATGGCCCAAAAAAGTCTTTCTTTAGAAGAAGCTATAAGGCTTGCGCTTAAACATCATCCTTCAATAAAGGCCCAGAAAGACGCCTTGAAAGCTTCTCGTTTTGCCAAAAAAGCTACCAGCGCTAACCGCTGGTTAAAGGCTAATCTTATTCTTCAAGCCGAACGCCATAATGATCCGGTCACTATAACTTCTATAAAAGGGCCAGGCCAGTTCCCGCCCTTTAGTCGGGATATTTATTTCTGGCAGGTTGAGGCCACTTTTCCCTTATACGAAGGTGGGCGGGTAGCTCAGGAAGTAAAGATTAAAGACCTTGAAATCAATATTAGGCAAAGCCTTTTAAGGCAATCAACTGAAGATCTTATAGCCAATGTAAAGCAACTTTACTTTCAGGTGCTCTATCTTAAAAATCTTGCTAAGGCCCAGAGAGAACTTTACCGCCTGCTTGAAAAGCAATACCGTGATGCCAGTTTAAAATACCAGGTGGGTAAAATTGCCAAACTTGATCTCCTTTACTTTAAAAGGGCCTTAGAAGAAGAAAAGGCCTTACTTTTGGCCAGTGAAAACAACTTGCGCCTGGCTAAAAAGCTTCTTGCTCTGGTTATTGGTCTTGAGGATACCAGTTTTGAAGTGTCTTCTGCGCTAGAGCCCTCTAAAAAACTGGACTTTAATCCTTTTTCAGCCGATAAATTTTTAGACCAGAGGCCTGATGTCAAAGCCGCTAAACTTAAGGTTAAACAGGCGGAAGCCGCTATTTCGCGGGCCAAAAGGGAATATCTGCCAACTCTTTCTGCCTTTTCTTCTTACGGAAGGCGGGCAGGGGCCGGACTTAATAACGATGAAGAAGTGTGGGTGGCTGGTGTGCGGCTAAACTGGTCAATATTTGATTCCGGGGTAAAAAGAAATCTAGTCAAAGAAAAACAGGCCCTTTGGCTTGCCGCTAAAGAAGAACTTGAAAGTCTGAGACTTGCCGCTTCACAGGAGATAATTTCAGCTGTTAGCCGGATTAACTCCGCCAAAAGCCAGGTGAACCGCCTTAAAGCCGCTGAAGAATTTGCCAGAGAAGCATACAAGAGAGAGGCTTTCCGCTATCAGGCCGGAGCGGGTTCTATCAATGACTTATTGCAGGCCCAGGAAGCCTGGTTGCGCACTAAATCAAACCTTCTAAAGGCCTATTATGACCTTAACACCGCCACTATTTCCTTTGAACTGGCCACCGGGCAAATAGCCAAGGAGTTTTTAAATGAATAA
- a CDS encoding TetR/AcrR family transcriptional regulator has protein sequence MKNKFSDKFGTKERLIEVAERLFAEKGFKGVSVREITSQAKVHLGAINYYFGSKEGLYLEVFQTRFLERAKRLKETFEKNLKDDDPNLEGVIRAFAKAIISGPLTEEEREIHFKLLAREMVRPSSILKLIVEEALNPFLVSFEEALKIYLPSLPPEKMRMAVLSILAQILYFNFARPKVQEVTGQKFDAHFEKFLIEHVVSFSLKGIEGLA, from the coding sequence ATGAAAAATAAATTTTCGGATAAATTCGGCACCAAAGAAAGGCTCATTGAGGTGGCTGAGAGACTTTTTGCCGAAAAGGGGTTTAAGGGGGTGAGTGTGCGAGAGATAACCAGCCAGGCCAAAGTACACCTCGGGGCTATAAATTACTACTTTGGTTCTAAAGAAGGTCTTTATCTTGAAGTTTTCCAAACTCGTTTTTTAGAACGGGCCAAACGCCTTAAAGAAACCTTTGAAAAAAATCTCAAGGATGATGACCCTAACTTAGAAGGAGTGATTAGAGCTTTTGCTAAAGCCATAATTTCCGGGCCACTAACAGAAGAAGAACGTGAAATTCACTTTAAACTTCTGGCAAGGGAGATGGTTAGGCCGTCTAGTATTTTAAAACTTATCGTGGAAGAAGCGTTAAATCCTTTTCTAGTCTCTTTTGAAGAAGCACTAAAAATTTACTTGCCTTCTCTTCCTCCTGAAAAAATGCGCATGGCCGTGCTTAGCATTCTAGCTCAGATTCTTTATTTCAATTTCGCTCGCCCCAAGGTGCAAGAAGTTACCGGCCAAAAGTTTGATGCTCACTTTGAAAAGTTTTTGATAGAGCATGTTGTTTCTTTTTCTCTCAAGGGCATCGAGGGCTTGGCATGA